Proteins from a single region of Ornithinimicrobium humiphilum:
- a CDS encoding class I SAM-dependent methyltransferase, which translates to MHEDRNDERWAGHVRQAYDTIADDYARALPDTRAESPLELAMVEVFADRVRDAGTVLDGGCGTGRMARHLTGLGCQVVGVDLSPGMVEQARRLSPGVDLTVASLLDLPFGDATFAGVLLWYSTIHVPDDQLPGLLAEAVRVVRPGGSLLLGLQAGEGSVDLSAKYAEQGHDVTLTRWRRTADEIAAALGAVGAEEVARLVRAPAFEWEGEDQAFVLARRSD; encoded by the coding sequence ATGCACGAGGACCGGAACGACGAGCGATGGGCCGGCCACGTCCGGCAGGCCTACGACACGATCGCCGACGACTACGCCCGTGCGCTGCCCGACACCCGGGCGGAGAGCCCGCTGGAGCTGGCGATGGTCGAGGTCTTCGCCGACCGCGTGCGCGACGCCGGGACCGTCCTCGACGGAGGCTGCGGCACCGGCCGCATGGCCCGCCACCTGACCGGGCTGGGGTGCCAGGTCGTCGGCGTCGACCTCTCCCCCGGCATGGTGGAGCAGGCGCGCAGGCTCTCGCCAGGGGTCGACCTCACGGTGGCCTCGCTGCTGGACCTGCCGTTCGGCGACGCGACCTTCGCGGGCGTGCTGCTCTGGTACTCCACGATCCACGTCCCGGACGACCAGCTGCCCGGCCTGCTCGCCGAGGCGGTCCGGGTCGTCCGACCGGGCGGCTCGCTGCTGCTCGGGCTGCAGGCGGGCGAGGGCTCCGTCGACCTCTCGGCGAAGTACGCCGAGCAGGGTCACGACGTCACCCTCACCCGTTGGCGCCGGACCGCCGACGAGATCGCCGCGGCCCTGGGTGCCGTCGGGGCCGAGGAGGTCGCCCGGCTGGTGC